The DNA sequence GATCGATGTCGACGAATGCTGGCAGCACCCGGGCCCGTCCAAGCGGCCGATCGTGGCCGATGCTCGCTGCTGATCAGGTCGTTCGTCCTCGCTGCGCTGCGGGCGCTCCACCTGGACCAGCAGCTTCGTCACCGGCAGGATGGCCAGGACGAGCGGACCCACCAACTGAGACCCTTGGCAGGCAGTGACGTCAACATTCGCGAGCACGGAGTCGCTCGGCTCGAAGGCGACGTCGCCATTGCCGGAGAACCGACGTCCAGATTCACGGTCAGGACCAGGTCCCGGTGTGCATCGCCCGCAGCTCCAACAACTACGGGCCACGCCAGCACCCGGGGAAGCTGATCCCGCGGTTCCTCGGGCTGCTGCTGTTCGGGGCGGCAGGTGACCGTGCACGGCCGCGGGCAGCACCGCCGCAACTGGTTGCACGTGGAAGGCAACTGCCGGGCCATCGAACAGGTCCTGCGCGCCGGGTGAGACCTACAACGTCGGCGGCGGCTCCGACCTGACAACGCAGACTTCAGTGATCAGGTCGGCGATCGCTGCCGCGACCTGGTCCGGTACGTCGTGGTTCATGTGGTGGCCGGTGCCGTCCAGCACGAGGTGGCGAGAGCGGTTCGACATGGCCGCCAGGGACCGCTGGAGCTCGAGCCAAACCGGGTAGACCGGTCCCCAGCCGTTGCCATTGCCGACCGTCAGCACGGTCATCGGCAAGTCACCGAGCCGCCGAGCCGAGGCCGGGGTGACGCGAGGGGCGACCGCAAGCCCTAGAAACTCTCCCACTACGGCACGGCGGTGTGCCGTAGTCAGGGCGCGCGCCGCCGCGGCCGGTGCCATTCGCGCTCCCACCTCGCCGACGGCCTCGCGAATCAAGCGCCGACGCCCGTTTATGTCGTGCCAGGCACGAGTCCAGCCCAGGGGCCGTGCCTGCCGGCGGCCCGCTTTCCACCACAGCTCGTTCACGGACTTCGCCGGGTCGGCCGCCGCAAGTGGCCGCGCTTGGTCCTCGTGGGAGGAGTCGACCAGGATGAGGCCGACGACGCGGTCCGGGTTCCCGGCGGCAAGGATGCGGGCAACGATCCCGCCGTAGGAGTGGCCGACCAGCACCACCGAGGTCAGTTCGAGGGCGTCCAGCAAGGCGGTGATCTCGCCGGCCAAGACCGTCGGCGTCCTCGGTCCTCGGGGAGCGGGGTCGCTCCAGCCGACACCACCGCGGTCCACGGCGTAGGCCGTGATGTCTTCGGGCAGCGCACGGAAGACCTGGTGCCATTCCAGGGCCGTCGCGCCCAGCGCGGGCAGCACCACCACGACCGGGCCGCACTCTCCCGCACTGGTCCGCACCACATGCAGCCGGCGACCGCCGATGTCGACCAGACGGCCCGGCGGCGGAAACCGACGTTCATCGCGTCCCTGTCCCACGCGCTGGTACAGCCATCCGCCGGCGGCTATCAACGCCGCGCAGGAAGCCGCCATCACCGCGGAACGCCTCATCGGGTCCTCCTTCGTAGCTCAGACTTAGTGTTCAGTCTGCTATAGCGGGACGCACACGTTCCGGACCGACTAACCCAGCAGCCGCCCGCGCCGCAGCCCGGCCCGCACCCCCGCACACCTGGTCCGGGCGATCGTGCGGCTGCGGTGGCGGCAGAGGCTGGGCCCGGTCCAGATCGGCGGCCGGCTCGACCTGCCCGCATCCACGGTGCACGCAGTGCTCGTTCGCTGCCGGATCAACCGCCTGTCCCGGCTCGACCGGGTCACCGGTGAGCCGTTGCGCCGCTACGAGCACGACCATCCCGGGTCGCTGATCCACGTCGATGTCACCAAGTTCGGCAACATCCCCGACGGCGGCGGACACCGCTACGTCGGCCGGGCTCAAGGCGAGATCAACAAACGAGCCACGCCCGGCCTGACCCGCGGCGCGGACTACAAGCCCCGCACCGGCACCGCGTTCGTGCACACCGTCATCGATGATCACTCCCGTGTCGCCTACGCCGAAATCCACGCCGACGAGACAGCAGTGACTGCCATCGCGGTGCTGCGCCGGGCAGTGGCCTGGTTCGCCGAGCTGGGCGTGATCGTCGAGCGGGTGCTGTCGGACAACGGGTCGGCCTACCGCTCGCACGCCTGGCGGGACACCTGCGCCGAGCTGGGCGTCGTCCCGAAGCGGACCCGGCCTTACCGGCCGCAGACCAATGGCAAGGTCGAGCGGTTCCACCGCACCTTGGCCGACGGGTGGGCCTACGCTTGCTTCTACCCGTCGGAGGCCCTGCGGCGGGCGGCGCTACCGGGCTGGCTGCACTTCTACAATCATCATCGACCCCACAGCTCAACCAGCGGCAAGCCGCCGGTCACCCGGCTGACCAACCTCTCTGGACATCACACCTAGCGCTACGACGGCCTTCTCGGCATGGCCAGCCAAGACCTCCGGCCGGACCGGGTTGCCGGTGACCACGGCGCGCTTGCGCGCCCGCTCCGGCAACAGCGCCATCATCGACTAGGGAGAGGCGGATCACAGAGCGCAACACCAAGGCGTCTGGGCAGCTCAGCAGCGAGTTACTGGCGCTCCGCGGTCACGCACCGCGGCCGCGACACTCAGCAGCTCGGCGACCGAGCTGGCTGGACACGCGTACTGCACATCTTCCTCGCCGGGTGACCGCTGCACGCGAGAGTCAGTTCCACAAGAGGACGCAAAGGAGGCAGGCATCGAAAATTTGCGTCTGCAAGCATCTGTACCATCAGCGAACTCTAGTAGGTTGTAACGGATGGGCGCCTCAGCAGCGACTTCAGGTCTAGGAGCAATCGGGAGGATGCTTGGTGACCAGCGTCGAGGCTGCCGTTCTGGCAAAAGTCGCAGGAATCGCAACCGAATCGGTCGTAAGGAGGATTCGACGTGTCGCGTCGGGTCGAGGTTTCGGCAAAGGGGTAGCCGTTGAGGTCACTTCAGAGCAGCTCTATCGGCACCACCAAGGGTACTGGCCCGCATCCTTGTCCGGAATGCTTCCGGCCGGCTTGAATCAACAAAAAATAGATAGCTTTCTAAGAACGCCTGAATTCGAAACTTTCACCAACCAACTTATCGCCGTACATCTGCTTAGCGGCCATTCAGATTACCGCCAGCGGGTCCGTGAATCGATTGCGGAAAAACTGGTAGATTTCTTTCCGCCAACAGATCTGAGACATGACGTTGACCAAGTCGTAAGCTTTGACGACTTGGTCGCCCGCTATAAGCGTAAATTGAATGCCTACGGCATTAAACTTGCCGAGCACCTTGATGCAAGCTGCTCGACTGCGGCTTCTATCATTAAGGATAGATCAGAAAACCAAGTACAGGTCCACGAGCTCGGATTTCGCGAAGTTGCACTAGACATACTAAACTCGATTGACGACAGTTTAAGACATTTGATACGCAATCGAGACAACTTGACATGGACCAACCTCTACAACACTCGGTTCTACAACTATCATTCCGAGATTACCGCGCCTGACTTAAATGTTCGCATGCCGATTAATTACGCGAAACTCTTCGTTGGTCCTACAGTTCTAGAAACGGATTCATCCACACTTCAACCATTTGATGACGGAAGCGACGGGCGGCCAGACAGTTTTCGGAGATTTTACAAAAACCTCGACCGCTCAGTGTTGCTAGGCGACCCCGGGGCAGGTAAATCGACATCAAGTACCGTGGCCGCACTGGAGATCCACAGAGAATCTAATCTCATCCCGTTTATCGTTGTCCTGCGCGAATTGATAGAGCCGGAGTTTTACCTTCCCGAATACTTGGCAGACCTACTGGGGCGACGTTACGATGTAAAAGCTACACCGGAATCTATCGAGAAGTTGCTCTACGAGGGCGGTGTCGTCGTAGTTTTTGATGGCCTCGATGAGGTTATTAATAATGCGGACCGACTAACACTTGCGCGAAAGATTGAAATTGTTTCTGCATCTTACCCGCTCATCAAAATTCTTGTGACGTGCCGAAAAATAGGGTACGCCCCGGCCAGATTAAACCGATCTTTTTCAACCTTTTCGATCGGCCCCTTCTCCGAAGAGCAAATTGAAGAGTACGTGACACACTGGTTTGACGCTCAAGGAAAGCTTCGCTTAGCTGAACTCGACTACGTTGTACAAGACTTCATGCTGGAAAGCAAGGAAATGCTGGATTTGACACAGAATCCTTTGCTTCTGGCTTTTATGTGTGTCCTCTATCGGGGAGCTCGAACACTCCCCGAAGACAGAGCCTCGTTGTACGAAAAGTGCGTCGCCCTACTACTTGGAGAGAGAGACAAACACTATAAGGTCGTTGCCGAGCATCCAAGTATCCTTAATACAAAAAGGGCTCTGTCACGCGTCGCACATAAAGAGCTAAAGGAACAGCGATACGGGCGACCGGAGAAAGAGATAACCGAAGATCTAATCGAGTTCCTTACCGGGCCGGTCATTCACAGTCGGGAACGTGCCGCCGAGTTTATCAAGGAGATGTTGAATTGGTGCCGTGGGCGCGCTTGGATGTTCACCGATGTCGGACCAGACCCTCAGCATAGAGACCTCTTCACTTTTACCCACGCGAGTTTCCGCGAGTACTTTGGCGCACTCTACTTCGTCAGCACGAACCGTGACGCACAAAGCCTCGTCGACCATATTTTTCCCTTGATGGAGCAAGGCAAATCAGAGATCTACGCACAAGTCTGCTGCACAATATTTGACGATGCGCTCTTATCCGGCGCGTCCGATGTCATGCTCGGTTTGATCAGGAAACTTGATGAGCAGCAACCGCATCCCATCCTGAATCACAGCGAATGGCAAAGGCGATTTGACATTAAGGATGGCGCCGGGTCAACATCTCGCAAGGAAAATGAACTAGCCGACAAACGTGAAGAGACGTCTCGCATTCGCTCCGTGGCTGCGGCCTATCTAGCAGGGATAGCGAACTGCCTCCCATCTTTGTCAGCAGATGCGATGAGTACTCTTGTCGGACTAGCCGTGGCTCAAACAACACTCGGCGACAGTGCGGCCATTGCGCGACTGCTCGATCCAGCCTCGAAACACCACGAGCCGATCCTGGAGATTCTCGCCGATCATCTAAGTCGTAGTATGGCAGCGGCAGCAGACACGAGGACGACACGCAGGCAGGTTTGGTTCGCACTTCACGCCCCTTACCTTCTTGCGAATATGTCATCGTTTGCATACCCGATCAAGCCGACGGCTGTAAAAGCACTTAACAAGGTCGTAAACACTGTCAGTCCGCATCTTAAGAAGTATGACGGTAAGTTCGATGTAGATTATGCAATGTTGATTCAAAGCGGTAGCGGAACCCATCGCCGCCTATGCGACCTTGACGCAAGCGAGTTTTGTTCAGTATTTTCATTTCTATTTGATGAATATGTTCTACCGATCGACGGTCTAGGACCAAGATCAGTTGCAATTTGGGTTTATGACAGTTTTCGCGGCAAGCGCCGCGAGACCACGCCTGTTGCAAGAGCTGCGCGCTTCCTGAAGAACCTGGGAGAAGGCCTGATTCGACACCAAAGTAGCTTGTTCGACATTCCACTTCCTTCACATCCCGCATATGCAGAGCACGACTTCCGGTCAATTTCAGAACGAATCACCGCCTATCCGGACTCATGCAGGACGGCTCTACTGTTCTTGATTGCAGCGCAGATCGAACTGAACCAGCAACTAGACCCAATGCTGAAGAATGATGTGTCAAGGAAGGATTTGGGCCAATGGGCGGCTCGCTTAAGAGTTGACAGTATTCCGTCCGCGTGGATTAAAGAAGAGTCAGACCTATGGTGTCCATCCAGCCAAATCGCAGAATAAGACTATCGTTTGCATCCCCCTATTCAAGTTCAACTGCAGCCGATCGCAAGCCCCTAGGGGCGTCGCACCGTATCGCGGTCAACATGCTCAGCCCGATCATCGACACCTCGCGCGCGCTTAGCTCTTCAGCCATTCGTGACACAGGAGCGAGAACAAGACGTTGTATTCCTCACGAATCAACTCGATCCCAGCGATGTCGAGGCCAGCGACACGGGCAGCGTCCGCAAGAGCCAAGAGTATTTTCGGCAGCGATCCGATTAGTTGCCACAGCATTATCGTTTCACTGAGCGATAGCTAAGCCGCGGGGAAGACGACAGCTGACAGTTCGAGCAATGTCGGCACCGTCTGAGTTGCTCCGGCGCGACGCAGCTCAGCCTCACTCGTCTTGCCAGTAGCCACGCCCACGACTCGTACTCCTGCAGACCTTCCGGCCTTCATATCGTTTGGCGTGTCTCCGACCAGCACCACATGCTGATCCTGGTACCAAGTGCCTGTTTGAGTTGCAGCTCGCTGTCGAGCGATCTTCACCAGCTCGGACCGCTCTGCGTGGTCCTCGCCGAAGGCACTGCTGTCGAAGTCGAGGAAGCCAGCGAGGTCGAATGCCTCTAGCTTGATGCGCGCCACTTGGCGCAGGTTGCCGGTCAGGATGGCCTGGTGGACCGAATGATCGGCAGCGAACTGCTGGAGTGTTTGCCGCGCACCGGGTAGAGCCCGTCCGACGGCGGCCAGCTCGTCGCGGGCATCTTCGTAGCCCTGCACCAGGGCATCGGCCAGCTTTTGCACGGCCCGGTCAGTCGCTTCCAGCCCGTTGACCTTCAGCGACTCGGCCATGATGTCCAGTTCGGTCCTGCCTGCAATGGTCGCCAGCTTCGCCAGCGGCTTGCCGGTCGCCGCCGGAAACGCCCGGTCGTAGATGGCCCGTCCGACGCCCCTCGTCTCGATAAGCGTGTGGTCGATGTCCCACAGCACCAAGGTCCGAGGTGCGGCGCCAGGCATGGTCATGCCGAAAGTGTGCCATCCGTGACGGATCGAGCGCGGCGCGATAACATTCGACCTGGTCAGAGGCTTAGCGGGAGGCGACGCGAGATCGTGAACGACCAGTTGGCGCGGATGGTCGGTGACCGTGTGCGGTTCTACCGCACAGCGGCCCACCAGACGAAGACGGTCGTTGCCGGGCTAACCGGTATCACGCCGGACTATCTCTACCAGATCGAGCGGGGCCAGAAACTGCCCACGATCCCGGTGCTCGCCCAGCTGGCCGAAGTCCTGCGAGTTGACCCAGGCGACTTGCTGAGCAGTCAGCCGGCGGCGCCGACCCGGCGCTCCTCCAGTGTGACGGCTGACGCGATCTATCGAGCCATGACTGCGCCGGCCACAGCCAGCCCGGTCCCTGTCCGCGAACTCGGGCGCCAGGTTTGCGAGGCATGGAGCACGTGGCAGACGTCCACTCACCGCTACAGCGAACTGACCACCGACGTGCCGGAACTCATCGCGACCACTGAAGCCACGATCCGCGGCACCTCGGGCAAGCACCATCGGCAGGCTCAGGCCGTGGCCGCTGACCTGTACGGCCTTCTCCGAACGGTGACGAAGCGCGTCGGGCGCGTTGACCTGTCACTTCTGGCCGCCGATCGTGCGCATCGGGCAGCCGAGCAGGCAGACGACCCGATCCGGTTGGCCGGAGCCCGGTGGAACCTCATCCAGGTCATGCTCGCCGACGGCCATGCCGGAGCCGCAGAAGAGGAGGCCATGAAGGCGCTCGCCGACCTTCGGTCCGCACTCGGCCCTGACCACCTCGACGCCGCGGCACTGTCGGGTGCTCTCTTGCTCATCGCTGCGGTGGCGGCAGCCCGCGCCGGCGATGCCTGGACTGGTCGTGACCGGCTCCGCCGGGCCGCCCCGCTGGCCGAGCAAGTCGGCGACCGCAATGTCTGCTGGACGGCGTTCGGGCCAACGAACGTGGCCATGTACGCCGTCTCGATCGAGGTCGAGTCCGGTGAGGCCGTGGAGGGCTTGCGGCTGGCCGCCAAGATTGACCACGAGCAGTCACCTTCGATTGAGCGCCGGGTGGCGTTCTTGCTCGACCAGGCCAAGGGCTATGCGCAGCGTCGTGAATTCGCCCAGACGCTGACTCTCCTGACTGCAGCCGAAACCGACGCGCCAGAAGATGTCCGGTTCCGGCCAGCGGCGCACGCACTCATCCGCACCGTCATGGAACGCGGGCGGCGGACCGAGTCTGTCGCTGCCGCGAAGTTTGCCAGCCGCGTCGGCTTGCCACTTTAGGCAACCCGCTGCCATACCTACCCGAGCTGACAGTTCGGATTACTGGTCAGTAACTGCCATATCGTCGCGTTCTGGATCTCAGCGGTCGGTTGATGTCCCTCTCGTCTCCGAGACGACGGGCGGACTCCGTACGCGCGACCGTCGTTTGCGGTGATGCGTACTGGTCGTCGGGATACCGACCAGTAGCTGCGAGCCACACAGGCGATTGCGAGGGGCAACACGATGACGGTCAACTTCGAATTGCTGGCCACGCTGTTGCCGATCGCTTTCACCGCTCTGTTCGCCGTCGCTTTCACTGTCGACTTAGCCGAGCAATGGGCAGTCAGTCGAAGGCGGGCACACGTAGCTGGCGGCCGGCAAGCACTTTCCCGCGGTGCGCAACTCGACAACTCAGGGCGTGATCATCGATGATCCCACCCGTCACAAGCCCGTTCGCGTTCCTCTGGGACGAGCCTGCCATCGAGCCGTTCACGACCCTGCTGCGACGCCGCTGGAACTTCCACCCTGAGTTCGACACCGACGGCCTCCTCGAACGGATCACAGCCGCGTTCACCTGGCAAGCCGACGGCTTCGTCGACGCACTCCGCATTAAAAGCGAGACCGACGCCGCCGCGATCCGCATGGCCCGCGCTGGCGGGAAGGTCTGGGAACGCGACGGCGACGCCCTCACCATCCTCCACCAGCTCGTCGAGCTTCCCGTGCCCAGCGACCCGCGCGCACCCCGGCTCGTGATCGGCTCGGCGCCCCGGTTGTGGACGCCATGAACCCGCTCTGGACGCGGCGACGCCCGCGACAACAGCCCACCACCGTCCGCCCACGACACGTCGCTGGAACACACCGATGACCGACGCCGAACGACGACCAGTCGTACTGGATGAACCCGGCGCACCGCCGATCACGCTGCTTGGCCTGCTCACCGACGCCTACACCGACGCACTGATACGACTCGCCTACGCCGAACGAGACCGGCACGACTGGACGTCCTACCGTCAGCTCGGCTACGACCTGATCGGCGTCGGGGCGCACGTCATCGTGCACGCCTACACGCGTCGCGAGCCACCCGCGGATGCACCTGAAGCAGCAGTGGCCCCTCAGGCCGTGGCGGCGGAAGCCGCCCGTCAGTTGCGGACAACACTCGCACTCGCCGAACAGGTGGCCGGCACCCCGGCGACTGCCGACTCGGTGGCGATGGAACTTGAAGCCTTGGCCGAGGACTGCGCGCAACTCACCGAGCTGCTCTACCGCAACGCCGCCGGGACGTCCCCGGCAGCGATCGTCGAAGTCAGCCCCCTCGGCGAGAACCACGGCAGCGACGACGAAGGCAGCACGCAATCGGGCGGTGAACCCACGTGAAAGGCGACCCGACCCCGACTTCCCCTCCGCCGTCGCCCGGAACGACGACAGCCTCCTCACCACCGCACGCAGGCTGTCGGCTCGGCTGGCACCCGACGAGGACACACCCTCGTCACCTGAACCCGGCCCGGACAGGCCGCCGGTGCTCCAACCTGTCCGGTCCGCGCGCCTCGACCGCTCGCGAAATCCCCCGTTCCGGGCGGTCGAGGCGCACCCACTGACCCCACCGGCGGGGCAGGCCGCATGATGGCCCGCACCGCACCCCCGCCAACCGGCACCGTCCTGCGGTCACCCGCCGGGAACCACGCGAGTATCCACGGCGTCCACGCCGCCACCTTCACCTCCGACGGCGTGCTCGCCCCGGCGTGCGCGTCAGAGCGGGCCTGCCGCGACATCGTCCGGGCGGCACGCACACGCGGCGGAGCCCGCTACCGCGCGACATCCCAAGCGATCACCTGCAAGAACACCCCCTGCGCAGCCGACACCACCGGCAGCAACCACGCCGTCGACGCTGCAGCAACCGATCCACCAGAGGTGCGGGCGTGAGGCCGGGCAGCCACGGCCCAGACCCCGACCACGTCTGGTGGACCGTCCCCCGCGCACGCCCCTTCTACGACCACTTCACCGCGCACGCACCGACGGTCCGCCTCCCCTACGCCACCCGGCACTGGCCCACCCGCGACCCCGACCACCCCCACACCACCCACCCCCTACAGCGAGCACTGGACGACCCTGATGGCGACGAGCGACACCGACACCGGCAACCTGGCCCGAGCCACCGGCGCGGAACTGCAATCCCACCGCGAACAACACCGGTGGTCCCGCCGATCCCTGGCGATCTGGTCCGGCCACGACTGCCCGCTGAGCACCCTCACCTCCTGGGAACACGGCACCCGGTCGATGAACCTGCGCCAGCTCGACCGGGCCGGCCACCTCTACAACATCGCGCCGTCGGAACTCCTGCGCCGAGCTGAACACCGCATCTCCTGGGCCCCCGGCATCGCCGTCGACCTCGACGCCCTCGCCGCCAACCAGGTGCAATCCCTCATCCCCGCGGCCCGGTGGGCCCGCTACCAGCGCCAGGCCGGCGGGGCCTCCGTACACCGGCTGTCGGTGGCCGAGATCGCCTCTCTCGCCGCGCAGTGCGGCATCGACACCGCCCGGCTGACCATCCTGCTGGCCATCGAAGCGGCGGTGCGCCCGTGACCCACACCCGCCTCCATCCAGCCGCACCGGTCACCCGCGGAGGGCAGGACGTGCCGCGGTGGCGGATCCCCGCCGGGGCCGACCCGACACGGGTCAACCTCGCCTACCTCTACGACGCCTTCCGCGAGGCCCGCAGCAACGACCACGGCGACGACCGAACCATCCCCGCGGGTAAAGACGCCCACGAAAACGAACGCGACGCCGTCCGGCACCTGTCGGCATCGGCGCCGCACGCCGGTTTCGTGTTTCGGTCCGAGCAGGCGTTCCTCGACCGCGTCACCACCTACCTGGTCAAGCACCAGGAGGTCGGGACCGTCATCGTCGCCGGCGCGGGTCTGCCCCACCTCGATCCCCGCAACGACCTGCACCGCCACATTCGCAGCTGCGAAGCCGGCAACCGCAAGCCCCGCCGCGCCAGCGTCGTCTACGTCGAACGCGACCCCCTGGTCGTCGCGGCCGTGCGCACCATCGCCGACGACGACGCCGGAGTCCATGTCGTGGCAGCCGACCCGTGGGATCCCGCCGCGATGTGGAACTCCCTGCACGCCCACAGCGGACGCAGCGGGATCCTCGCCCGCGACCACCAGCCCGTCGCGCTGCTGCTGGCCGGGGTGATGTCGTTTCACGGTGGCACCCGCACCGAAGTCGCCGAGGTCGTGCAGGACCATCTCGCGCAGCTGCCAGCCGGGTCGTTTCTGGCCATGACGCACCTCTTTCTCCCCGAGCATCCGGACATGGCCGCCGCAGCCCGCGCGTTCGAACAGGCACTGCGCGAGTTCGGGCCCGGCACCGGCAGCCTCGCCACCCGCGCCGAGATCGAGGCGATGCTCGCCGGGACACGCCTGCTGCCGCACGGGATCGTCCCGGCCTTCGGCTGGTATCCCGACGGCCCGCCCGACCCGCCGGTGTGCGGGCACTTCAACGCCGCGGCGCTCGCCCAGAAACCGCTGCCCGACGCCGATCTGCCAGCCCCGCCCTGGCACCCGGGAAAACCGCCCTGACGTCCTGGCCTGGACGGGGCCCGACACCCCGGGCAGGCCAGGAAACCGGACCCGATGACCCGTCGCGCTCCGCGGATTGATCGCGACGACACAGCCGGGTTCCGGGAACGACCGGTCACCGTGGCTGCCGGTCACCCGCGCACCGGAGAGCCGAAAACCGGCCCGCCGGTGCGCGGGACCTGGGGGTGCGCCTGGCCGTGCACACCATTCCCCTGCACGGCCAGGCACCCCACCGCCACACCCGCACTCCCCGGTCACCGTGTCCGTGCCCCACTATCCACAAGAGAGGGTCATCTGCTCGTGCGTCTCGGCAACGTCCGCCCGTCCGCCACGGTGCCCGCACCGGCGCACCCCGCCAACCCCACGGCCTCAGGACCCCGGTCGTGACGTCCGGTCTGCCGTGCCCGTGCGGCATCGCGGTCATGGGTGTCCTCGAGGCCGCCGATCCCGCCGAGGCGATCGCGGCCTGCGAACACGCCGCGCTGCACGCGCTCGCGGTCGGTGCGCAGCTCTGCGCGGACCGGCTCGCCACCGACGACACCGCCGCCGCGGAGCCGGCCGGTGAGCTGAACCTGATCGCGCGGCAGCTGCGGACCACCCACGCACAGTTCGAGCAACACCTCGCCGACCCCCGCCACAGCACGCCACTCCCGGCACCCGGGGAAACGAGCTGCGGTTCCACGCACGCGCCTTCACCCAGATCGCAGCCCGCCTCTACCGCCACGCAGCCCGCGACGACACCCACCGCGACGCGCCGCCCGCGCCTGCACCCACCGACCCAGCCGCCGAACACAGAAACCCCCGCACATGACCACCACACCCCCGCTCCCGCGGCTCGTCACGCTGGCAGCCACCCTCGTGCTCTGCGTGGGATGCGGCACGCCCGGTCACCGCACACACCTCACCCCGACAGCCACCGCGACCCAGTCGCCGTCACCGCCGGGGTTGCCCTTCGCCGGTGCGCCAACAGTGACTGATCCGCTGCCACGGTCGGTGCTGTCAGGCGACCCCTGCACCGACGCGCTCACCCCCACCCAGGTCGTGGCCGCACTTGGCGCGCAGATCACCGGCAAGCGAGAGGACCTGGCACAGGTCGGCCCGGCCTGCGGCTGGTTCAACCCCGACACCGGCGGCGCTGTCGGTGTCTCCTACACCCTCAACATCCACACCGGCCTCAGCGCCGAATACGCCAACACCCAACCCAAATCCGCACTATGGAAAGAACTACCCCCCATCCAAGGATTCCCCGCCATCGCACACGCCGGAACCAAAGCAACCGGCATCCCCATCGGATTCTGCCAAGCCAGCATCGGACTGGCCGACGACCTGTCCATCGACGTCAGCCTCACCCTGGGCGCCAGCAAACGAGACACCGCAGACGCCTGCGGCTTGGTCTCTCAGATCGCTGACATGGCCGTCACGACGCTGAGAGAGCGCGCGCCTATGACGTCCTGACCGCCCGCACCCGACCTCGCGGCTGGTCAGGATTGCAGAAGCCGTTGCCGTCACACGACACTCGGGACACCCGCGTGACGGCACCGGCCCTGCACGACCGTCCACTGGGGAGTGGCCGGTCACCTCTCGCCCACCACCGGGGTTCGGAGCCGAACCCTCGGTGCACGGAATCCCGCGAGTGCCTGGCCGCGCACAGCCATTCCCGTGCACGGCCAGGCACCCGCAGCACCACCGACCGCGACACCGCCGGTAACCGATCCACCCCACGACGGCGCCAACGGTCGATCAGTCCACCCACAACCCTCAACCGCTCAAGGAGAAACCGTTCGTGTCCACCCCCACGGCCGCCGACGCCACCGAGATCGGCACGGCCAGCGCCGCCCACACCATCAGCCGGCTGGACGCGCAGATCGGCGACCTGACCGCGCAGCGTGACGCCGCTGTCGCGACCGCGACCGACGCGGCCACCCACGTCCTGACCACCCTCCCGATGGCACCCCTCATCGCACCGGCCACCGTCGCGGCGCCGTGGATGGTCGCCACCCGCTGGGACTGCCCCGCACGCGGCCGATTCGACCAAGCCGAAAGTGTCGGCGTCCTGATCGGCCCCCGCCACGTCCTGACCGTCGCCCACTTCTTCGACACCACCCTGCCCGTCCCACCGGCCATCCAGCAGAATCCCGACTTCA is a window from the Amycolatopsis sp. cg9 genome containing:
- a CDS encoding SAM-dependent methyltransferase; its protein translation is MTHTRLHPAAPVTRGGQDVPRWRIPAGADPTRVNLAYLYDAFREARSNDHGDDRTIPAGKDAHENERDAVRHLSASAPHAGFVFRSEQAFLDRVTTYLVKHQEVGTVIVAGAGLPHLDPRNDLHRHIRSCEAGNRKPRRASVVYVERDPLVVAAVRTIADDDAGVHVVAADPWDPAAMWNSLHAHSGRSGILARDHQPVALLLAGVMSFHGGTRTEVAEVVQDHLAQLPAGSFLAMTHLFLPEHPDMAAAARAFEQALREFGPGTGSLATRAEIEAMLAGTRLLPHGIVPAFGWYPDGPPDPPVCGHFNAAALAQKPLPDADLPAPPWHPGKPP
- a CDS encoding DUF3558 domain-containing protein, which produces MTTTPPLPRLVTLAATLVLCVGCGTPGHRTHLTPTATATQSPSPPGLPFAGAPTVTDPLPRSVLSGDPCTDALTPTQVVAALGAQITGKREDLAQVGPACGWFNPDTGGAVGVSYTLNIHTGLSAEYANTQPKSALWKELPPIQGFPAIAHAGTKATGIPIGFCQASIGLADDLSIDVSLTLGASKRDTADACGLVSQIADMAVTTLRERAPMTS